One Triticum dicoccoides isolate Atlit2015 ecotype Zavitan chromosome 5B, WEW_v2.0, whole genome shotgun sequence genomic window carries:
- the LOC119313022 gene encoding uncharacterized protein LOC119313022: MHCMMTVGDLCKTMRYGHSQKGSISSSFVLLLGEALYSFAARQCRCRARFRSMLARFIQESHTFRRLFRLKILGALPSLIVLSPAASLPQVLLLLPSIALSSTTLLAHQFHVGC; the protein is encoded by the exons ATGCATTGCATGATGACTGTTGGTGATCTTTGCAAGACAATGAGATATGGTCATTCTCAAAAAG GGTCAATCAGTTCTTCGTTTGTATTGCTGCTCGGGGAG GCTCTCTACTCGTTTGCTGCACGTCAGTGTCGTTGCCGAGCAAG GTTCAGATCCATGCTTGCGCGGTTTATCCAGGAAAGCCATACCTTTCGGCG GTTGTTTCGCTTGAAGATCCTGGGTGCTTTGCCTTCTCTAATCGTCTTGTCTCCTGCTGCTTCACTTCCCCAG GTCCTACTCTTGTTGCCTTCAATTGCTTTGTCGTCTACCACTTTGTTAGCTCACCAATTCCATGTTGGCTGTTAA